In Lemur catta isolate mLemCat1 chromosome 1, mLemCat1.pri, whole genome shotgun sequence, one DNA window encodes the following:
- the LOC123630784 gene encoding uncharacterized protein LOC123630784: MRDHVAAPCRSEALALRLAGTNVAPTAGEEVAKPKGLSRPWGVWPGPAAGGAQGALPWPAAMLPTHPAPGPFLLQKLPAVPRRCLSWDKETVLLPSGVLAWVGQAPPGCECLGASMGCQVLAEGTWKQGTPRRLPSRGQPPLVTTQALAAPRGSSLPVPPSRQEVKDSTSGPLQRGAGPPTDLLPPCHFVPELRKDQALVLEQYLRGGCDKKLTNRDQYYFGSLKIKINAKFMMKKISNMETGQGPPLRGTAPGASARLAHPPARSRGGPPAPLPQQALLRQRSPWQRRRCGGGWAFGDPCQEGVPGFLGEHRLEGRGANSCPGTAQRTGFLGGWSPVPLPAPCVLAPCSCGW; this comes from the exons ATGCGAGACCACGTGGCAGCGCCGTGCCGGTCG GAGGCCCTGGCACTGCGGCTGGCGGGCACCAACGTGGCACCGACAGCTGGAGAGGAAGTCGCGAAACCAAAGGGGCTTTCCCGACCCTGGGGAGTCTGGCCCGGCCCGGCTGCTGGGGGCGCCCAGGGAGCGCTGCCCTGGCCTGCAGCCATGCTGCCCACGCACCCGGCCCCCGGGCCTTTCCTGCTTCAGAAGCTGCCAGCGGTCCCCAGGCGCTGCCTGTCTTGGGACAAGGAGACTGTGCTGCTGCCCTCGGGGGTCCTGGCCTGGGTAGGGCAGGCCCCTCCTGGCTGTGAGTGTTTGGGGGCGTCCATGGGCTGCCAAGTGCTGGCAGAGGGTACCTGGAAGCAGGGAACCCCCCGCCGCCTGCCCTCACGGGGTCAGCCCCCTCTGGTGACCACACAGGCCCTGGCAGCTCCCAGAGGCTCCTCGCTGCCTGTCCCCCCCTCCAGGCAGGAAGTCAAGGATTCCACCTCAGGGCCCTTGCAGCGTGGGGCCGGACCCCCCACAGACCTGCTCCCACCTTGTCACTTTGTCCCAGAGCTCAGGAAGGACCAGGCACTTGTCTTGGAGCAATATTTAAGGGGGGGGTGTGATAAAAAACTCACTAACCGAGATCAGTACTATTTTGgtagtttaaaaatcaaaattaatgcaaaattcaTGATGAAGAAAATATCCAACATGGAAACAGGTCAGGGCCCGCCTCTGCGGGGCACAGCCCCGGGTGCAAGCGCCCGCCTCGCCCACCCTCCTGCCCGCTCCAGGGGAGGGCCACCCGCCCCGTTACCACAACAGGCCCTGCTCCGCCAGCGGTCTCCATGGCAACGGCGCAGGTGTGGAGGAGGCTGGGCGTTCGGGGATCCCTGCCAGGAAGGGGTGCCAGGCTTCCTGGGGGAGCACAgactggaggggagaggagcaaATTCCTGCCCAGGAACTGCCCAGAGAACCGGCTTCCTCGGGGGATGGAGCCccgtccccctccctgccccctgcgtCCTGGCTCCTTGCTCCTGTGGATGGTGA